The Clostridium sporogenes genome contains a region encoding:
- the whiA gene encoding DNA-binding protein WhiA — MSFSLKVKNEVCKHIKINKQEAIAELSAIMKVSGTLLFTNKQFNFKITTENAAIARLVFKILKEHFGIHTEIMIKKNNSLKKNNIYIILISEEEGVKSLLKEVGIIKETINVFSLDYNIPKNIIECDECRRAYIRGAFLGGGSISNPEKTYHLEFVTHNEDYAKDLSDLINSYNLNSKVIKRKNSYIIYLKEGEQIVDLLNIIGAHASLLELENVRIMKEMRNNVNRLVNCETANLSKTVNAAVRQVESIKFIEREIGLGRLPKNLRDVAELRIKYPDESLRELGKMLNPPVGKSGVNHRLRRIEKIADELKQGI, encoded by the coding sequence ATGTCTTTTTCATTAAAAGTAAAAAATGAAGTATGTAAACATATAAAAATAAATAAACAAGAAGCCATAGCAGAATTATCAGCAATAATGAAGGTAAGTGGTACATTATTATTTACTAATAAACAATTTAATTTTAAAATAACTACAGAAAATGCAGCTATAGCAAGATTAGTTTTTAAAATTTTAAAAGAACATTTCGGTATCCATACAGAAATAATGATAAAGAAAAACAATTCTTTAAAAAAGAATAATATATATATTATATTGATATCTGAAGAAGAAGGAGTAAAATCCTTATTAAAAGAAGTTGGCATAATAAAAGAAACTATAAATGTATTTAGTTTAGATTACAACATACCTAAGAATATTATAGAATGTGATGAGTGCAGAAGAGCTTATATAAGAGGTGCTTTTTTAGGTGGAGGAAGTATAAGTAATCCAGAAAAAACATATCACTTAGAATTTGTTACTCATAATGAAGATTATGCCAAAGACTTAAGCGATTTAATAAATTCCTATAATTTAAATTCTAAAGTAATAAAAAGAAAAAATAGCTATATAATCTACTTAAAAGAAGGAGAACAGATAGTAGATTTATTAAATATAATAGGAGCTCATGCTTCATTATTAGAACTAGAAAATGTTAGAATAATGAAAGAGATGAGAAATAATGTTAATAGACTGGTAAACTGTGAAACTGCTAATTTAAGTAAGACAGTTAACGCCGCTGTGAGACAAGTAGAAAGTATAAAGTTTATAGAAAGAGAAATAGGATTAGGAAGATTACCTAAAAATTTAAGAGACGTAGCAGAGTTAAGAATTAAATATCCTGATGAATCTTTAAGAGAATTAGGGAAGATGTTAAATCCACCAGTGGGAAAATCAGGAGTTAATCATAGGTTAAGAAGAATAGAGAAAATTGCAGATGAATTAAAACAAGGAATTTAA